A window of the Oryzias melastigma strain HK-1 linkage group LG11, ASM292280v2, whole genome shotgun sequence genome harbors these coding sequences:
- the sdc3 gene encoding syndecan-3 → MKLPVLLALTALLAGAATGQTRSPSIDDEGSAGDLYDDDDLYSGSGSGFSEITIRPTSVGVSFTTEEPLVFSTTQATSPAPSASPAAEPSPIPEDVSTTPLPTEADEESGAFWDREKEREMEREKERQMEKERQKELERERERERERERERQRERELERERERERIRAAAQTTAAPRSPGVLSVVTSSPTAGTAESAAPSAGSDDLTFFTTEEGDFNLPTETTSFYPGFDLESVTDEDTPTTTEPTPEPTTAARTVRAWVPFRPRVPITTATKAAPTERTTRPQPPTTTQEGNNEVGAVGPSGDFEIRIGLGEEPPMEPDLTGNTVDVGAGSSSAAQLPQKNILERKEVLIAVIVGGVVGALFAAFLVMLLVYRMKKKDEGSYTLEEPKQATVTYQKPDKQEEFYA, encoded by the exons GGGCAGACGCGGTCGCCGTCCATCGACGATGAGGGCTCAGCGGGAGACCTTTACGACGACGACGACCTGTACTCGGGCTCGGGCTCTGGCT TTTCTGAGATCACCATAAGGCCAACATCAGTGGGCGTGTCCTTCACCACAGAGGAGCCTCTTGTCTTCTCAACCACCCAGgccacaagccccgccccctccgccTCACCTGCAGCAGAGCCCAGCCCCATCCCAGAGGATGTCTCCACCACCCCTCTGCCAACGGAGGCCGACGAAGAGAGCGGGGCCTTCTGggacagagaaaaagaaagagagatggagagagaaaaagagagacaGATGGAGAAGGAGCGGCAGAAGGAGTTGGAGCGTGAGCGGGAGAGGGAACGGGAGAGGGAGAGGGAGCGCCAGAGGGAGCGGGAGCTGGAACGAGAGAGGGAGAGGGAGCGAATTCGGGCTGCCGCTCAAACTACAGCCGCCCCTCGCTCTCCCGGGGTCCTCTCTGTGGTGACCAGCAGCCCAACAGCTGGCACAGCGGAGAGCGCAGCACCCTCTGCTGGCTCAGATGACCTGACCTTCTTCACCACTGAAGAAGGGGACTTCAATCTGCCAACTGAGACCACCTCGTTCTACCCCGGCTTTGACCTGGAGAGCGTCACAGACGAGGACACGCCCACCACAACGGAGCCCACTCCTGAGCCTACGACTGCTGCGCGCACCGTCAGAGCCTGGGTCCCCTTCAGACCCAGAGTCCCCATCACCACAGCCACCAAGGCGGCGCCAACAGAGAGAACCACACGGCCTCAGCCGCCCACAACGACACAG GAGGGTAACAATGAGGTGGGCGCTGTGGGACCAAGTGGAGACTTTGAGATCCGCATCGGCCTCGGCGAGGAACCTCCAATGGAACCGGATTTGACGGGCAACACGGTGGATGTCGGTGCTGGAAGCAGCTCGGCTGCGCAGCTGCCACAGAAAAACATCCTGGAGAGGAAAGAGGTTCTAATAG CGGTGATCGTAGGAGGCGTGGTGGGGGCTTTGTTCGCCGCCTTCCTGGTGATGCTGCTAGTCTACCGGATGAAGAAGAAGGACGAGGGCAGTTACACTCTGGAGGAACCCAAGCAGGCCACCGTCACCTACCAGAAACCAGACAAGCAGGAGGAGTTTTACGCGTAA